Part of the Arthrobacter sp. MMS18-M83 genome is shown below.
AAGGTTCCCTATCTTGAAGATGTTGGTTGGTGGGCACTTGGCCCCCTGATTTCGGAAGTTCGTGTTACGTGGCGTGTTCGGCGCGGACGGGCACCGGCGCAAGGATTTCGTCGCTGGGCTGGAAGCCGATCCGCCAGGCACGGAACCACAGCTGATCGCCGCCGTCGTTCCGGACCGGTCCTGAGTACAGATGCCAGCGCCGTCCGTCGTGCTCGGGGCTGCCCGCAGCCCGTTCCACGGGGTTTCGGCCATCGAGTGCACCGGGTGGATCCGCGGTCCACGCGATGGACGCCCCGTCGGTGACGCATTCAGCTTCCAACCCGTGTGGCGTCTGGACGATCATCGGTTCCGCCGTGGTGCGCGGCAGGCCCGCGGGCCGCCAGCGCTCGATCAGTTCCGTTTCGTCGACCAGACCGAGGTCGCCGAAGCGGCCCTGCCACCGCGCCAGCGCATCACGGAACCGGTCAAGGTCCGCGGCATGGGCTGAATCGGCGGCCAGGTTCCGGGTTTCGTGGGGATCCTTGAGGAGGTCGTAGAGCTCCTCGGCGGGCTTGGAAGGGGCCACCAGCGTGCGCTGAAGCTCGGTGAAGAGGCTGCGGGGTTCACCGGAGGCGAGCTGCCGGGCCTCCTCTGCTGCGATACGGCGAAACTCGGTCCACGTCGGGAGCCGGTCCGGGTAGTCGGTGTGAAGCATCGGCGGGCGGTCGGGGTGGAAGTTTCGGATGTATCGGAATCGCTGGTCCCGGACGGTGCGGCAGGTGTCTTCGGCTTCATCCATCCGGTCCCGTGCGCCGTAAACGTACTCGTTCGGCTCCTCTATGAAGGACCCGTCCGGCCCGACCAGCGGGACTCCGTGCATGTGTTCGGGGACAGGCAGTCCGCAGGCGTGGAGCATCGTCGGGGCCAGATCCATCGTGTGGACCAGATCTCTCCTGACCGTGCCGGTGGGGATCTTGCCCGGCCAGCGAATGAGCAGTGGCTCCCGGAGGCCTGCTTCCGTGGCCCAACGCTTGGCCCGCGGCATGCCCTTGCCGTGATCGGACCAGAACACCACGATGGTGTTCTGGTCCAGGCCGTCTTCTTCCAGCTGGTCCAGGATGGTCCCCACCCAATGGTCCATCTCGGTAATGAGGTCCGCGTACCGTGCCCACGAACGCCGGAACACGGCCGTGTCCGGATAGTACGGCGGCAAGGGCGCCGACGCCGGATC
Proteins encoded:
- a CDS encoding sulfatase family protein, with the translated sequence MNRPNILWISTHDINPDLGCYAGVWPGAEYAVTPNLDRLAAEGARFDRAFASAPVCAPARSAIMTGCFPTVIGTMHMRTKAVPLPEVRLLPEYFRQAGYYCTNNWFTDFQVDIPPTVFDDCSPVAHWRNRPNSGTPFFAAFHGMATHESRIYVDDEAFEASTANVGAADRHDPASAPLPPYYPDTAVFRRSWARYADLITEMDHWVGTILDQLEEDGLDQNTIVVFWSDHGKGMPRAKRWATEAGLREPLLIRWPGKIPTGTVRRDLVHTMDLAPTMLHACGLPVPEHMHGVPLVGPDGSFIEEPNEYVYGARDRMDEAEDTCRTVRDQRFRYIRNFHPDRPPMLHTDYPDRLPTWTEFRRIAAEEARQLASGEPRSLFTELQRTLVAPSKPAEELYDLLKDPHETRNLAADSAHAADLDRFRDALARWQGRFGDLGLVDETELIERWRPAGLPRTTAEPMIVQTPHGLEAECVTDGASIAWTADPPGALDGRNPVERAAGSPEHDGRRWHLYSGPVRNDGGDQLWFRAWRIGFQPSDEILAPVPVRAEHAT